One stretch of Trichomycterus rosablanca isolate fTriRos1 chromosome 3, fTriRos1.hap1, whole genome shotgun sequence DNA includes these proteins:
- the hint3 gene encoding histidine triad nucleotide-binding protein 3 — translation MIEGSESTPANNGESLHEDENKFYDKKCIFCKIVKGEMNTELLHHDEDITCFRDIKPGAPHHYLVVPTKHVGNCKTLNKEHIPLVEKLVETGKAVLQKNNVTDLSDVRFGFHWPPFQSVQHLHLHVLAPASQMGFMSRFIYRLDSYWFITADQLLQRLNSTEV, via the exons ATGATTGAAGGCAGTGAAAGCACACCGGCTAATAATGGCGAGTCTTTACATGAAGACGAGAATAAGTTTTATGATAAAAAGTGTATTTTCTGTAAGATAGTGAAGGGAGAGATGAACACCGAGCTGCTGCACCAT GATGAAGACATAACATGTTTCCGAGATATAAAACCTGGGGCTCCTCATCACTATCTTGTCGTACCAACGAAACATGTAGGAAACTGCAAAACACTCAACAAAGAACACATACCCCTAG TGGAGAAATTGGTGGAAACAGGAAAAGCAGTTCTTCAGAAGAACAATGTGACTGATTTAAGCGATGTCAG ATTTGGCTTTCACTGGCCTCCATTCCAATCTGTTCAGCATCTTCACCTCCATGTGTTGGCACCTGCCAGTCAAATGGGTTTTATGTCTCGTTTCATCTACCGTCTAGATTCCTACTGGTTTATAACG GCAGACCAGTTGTTGCAAAGACTCAACTCAACAGAAGTATGA
- the si:dkey-29b11.3 gene encoding actin-binding Rho-activating protein-like: METDSTSETCDETSSVKCLKQNWEKWSDDHREYQKHNPFSDHDVLLPHPKQGQEEYGRPLEGSETERRGKEAHSHIHKEVTELCQIISAIGHRQGDGTTQVEFGTLFEHYISISNKLVGVLLRARKQGLVHFEGEMLWQGRDNRVLIKLLA, encoded by the coding sequence ATGGAGACAGACAGCACATCTGAGACCTGTGATGAAACAAGTTCAGTGAAATGCCTGAAACAGAACTGGGAGAAATGGTCAGATGATCACAGGGAATATCAGAAACACAATCCCTTTAGTGACCATGATGTGCTGCTCCCTCATCCCAAGCAGGGTCAGGAAGAATACGGCCGACCTCTGGAAGGCTCCGAGACTGAGCGCAGGGGAAAGGAGGCTCACTCCCATATCCATAAAGAAGTGACAGAACTGTGTCAGATTATTTCAGCTATCGGACACAGGCAAGGAGACGGGACCACACAGGTGGAGTTCGGCACGTTGTTTGAACATTACATCTCCATCTCGAACAAGCTGGTGGGAGTGCTTCTGCGTGCACGGAAGCAGGGTTTAGTGCACTTTGAAGGGGAGATGCTGTGGCAAGGGCGAGATAATCGTGTCCTCATCAAGCTACTTGCATAA